The Calypte anna isolate BGI_N300 chromosome 20, bCalAnn1_v1.p, whole genome shotgun sequence genome includes a region encoding these proteins:
- the SAMHD1 gene encoding deoxynucleoside triphosphate triphosphohydrolase SAMHD1 isoform X1 — protein MLLDQPACAFKVTRVWTDLKGLLFLGVFSLNESMINLPSLCLPAESPKALACQSQSQHHMDVIKVFNDPIHGHIEIHPLLVRIIDTPQFQRLRYIKQLGGTYFVFPGASHNRFEHSIGVGYLAGLLVRTLKERQPELDITQRDILCVEIAGLCHDLGHGPFSHMFDGRFIPLARPGLKWKHETASVEMFEHLITSNKLEEAMKSYGLVLEEDMDFIKEQIGGPIGESPSGKSWPYRGRQKEKSFLYDIVANKKNGIDVDKLDYFARDCHHLGIPNNFDYNRYLKFTRVCEVNDEKHICTRDKEAGNLYDMFHERHWLHRRAYQHKTGNIIELMITEAFQKADKFFKIEGSGGKQYHISTAMEDMEAYAKLTDNIYLEILHSNRPELKEAQEILHKIQRRELYKYLGETQPEGSKGILKSNNLGESIANAKPEKDPPKVKPKAEDFIVDVINIDYGMKEQNPIDNVLFYCKADPSKAVNICREQVSKFLPITFSEQVIRVYYRSRDPALLFAAKQYFIQWCIKNNFTKPQDGDVVAPHLTPMKRSWNKMKDDERSEPSCKQRLPFDK, from the exons ATGCTGCTGGATCAGCCGGCCTGCGCCTTTAAGGTCACCCGCGTCTG GACAGACCTCAAAGGGTTGCTTTTCCTGGGTGTGTTTAG CCTTAATGAATCTATGATAAATTTGCCTTCCTTGTG cCTCCCAGCCGAGAGCCCAAAAGCCCTGGCCTGCCAGAGCCAGAGCCAGCACCACATGGACGTCATCAAG GTTTTTAACGATCCAATTCATGGGCACATTGAGATACATCCCCTTCTTGTTCGAATCATCGACACGCCCCAGTTTCAGCGCCTCAGATACATCAAGCAGCTGGGTGGCACTTACTTTGTTTTCCCTGGAGCCTCGCACAACCGCTTTGAACACTCCATCGG TGTGGGCTACCTAGCTGGACTTCTGGTTCGTACACTGAAGGAGAGACAACCAGAACTGGATATAACCCAGCGAGACATCCTCTGTGTAGAAATTGCTGGGCTTTGTCATGATTTGG GTCATGGGCCATTTTCACACATGTTTGATGGAAGATTTATTCCCCTGGCTCGTCCAGGTTTGAAGTGGAAG CATGAAACTGCTTCTGTTGAGATGTTTGAGCACCTGATCACTTCTAATAAACTTGAAGAAGCAATGAAGTCATATGGTCTTGTCCTAGAAGAAGATATGGACTTTATCAAGGAACAGATAGGAGGGCCTATAGGTGAAAGTCCCTCTGGGAAATCG TGGCCCTACCGTGGTcgacaaaaggagaaaagtttcCTATATGACATAGTagctaacaaaaaaaatggcattGACGTTGACAAATTGGATTATTTTGCAAG GGATTGCCATCACCTAGGGATCCCAAATAATTTCGATTATAACCGGTACCTGAAATTCACTCGGGTCTGTGAGGTGAATGATGAGAAGCACATCTGTACTCGTGACAAG GAAGCTGGGAATCTGTATGATATGTTCCACGAGCGGCACTGGCTGCACCGGCGAGCGTACCAGCATAAGACTGGCAACATCATTGAGCTGAT GATTACAGAGGCCTTTCAAAAAGCagacaaattttttaaaatcgAAGGCTCTGGAGGAAAACAGTACCACATTTCTACAGCAATGGAGGACATGGAAGCCTATGCAAAGCTGACTG ATAATATCTACCTGGAAATTCTGCACTCCAATCGTCCAGAACTGAAGGAGGCACAAGAAATTCTGCATAAAATACAACGGCGTGAATTATACAAGTATTTAGGAGAGACCCAACCTGAAGGATCAAAGGGAATTTTAAAG agcaataACCTGGGAGAAAGCATTGCTAATGCCAAGCCAGAAAAGGATCCCCCAAAAGTGAAGCCAAAGGCTGAAGATTTCATAGTTGAT GTGATCAATATAGATTATGGAATGAAAGAACAGAATCCCATCGACAATGTTCTCTTCTACTGCAAGGCTGATCCTTCCAAAGCTGTCAACATCTGCAGAGAACAG GTTTCCAAGTTTTTACCCATCACATTTTCAGAGCAGGTTATCCGGGTTTATTACAGAAGTCGGGATCCAGCTCTTCTGTTTGCtgcaaagcagtattttattcAGTGGTGCATAAAGAATAATTTCACCAAACCACAG GATGGTGATGTGGTGGCTCCTCATCTCACTCCAATGAAGAGAAGTtggaataaaatgaaagatgatGAACGCAGTGAACCCAGCTGCAAACAAAGGCTTCCCTTTGATAAGTAA
- the SAMHD1 gene encoding deoxynucleoside triphosphate triphosphohydrolase SAMHD1 isoform X2 has product MLLDQPACAFKVTRVCLNESMINLPSLCLPAESPKALACQSQSQHHMDVIKVFNDPIHGHIEIHPLLVRIIDTPQFQRLRYIKQLGGTYFVFPGASHNRFEHSIGVGYLAGLLVRTLKERQPELDITQRDILCVEIAGLCHDLGHGPFSHMFDGRFIPLARPGLKWKHETASVEMFEHLITSNKLEEAMKSYGLVLEEDMDFIKEQIGGPIGESPSGKSWPYRGRQKEKSFLYDIVANKKNGIDVDKLDYFARDCHHLGIPNNFDYNRYLKFTRVCEVNDEKHICTRDKEAGNLYDMFHERHWLHRRAYQHKTGNIIELMITEAFQKADKFFKIEGSGGKQYHISTAMEDMEAYAKLTDNIYLEILHSNRPELKEAQEILHKIQRRELYKYLGETQPEGSKGILKSNNLGESIANAKPEKDPPKVKPKAEDFIVDVINIDYGMKEQNPIDNVLFYCKADPSKAVNICREQVSKFLPITFSEQVIRVYYRSRDPALLFAAKQYFIQWCIKNNFTKPQDGDVVAPHLTPMKRSWNKMKDDERSEPSCKQRLPFDK; this is encoded by the exons ATGCTGCTGGATCAGCCGGCCTGCGCCTTTAAGGTCACCCGCGTCTG CCTTAATGAATCTATGATAAATTTGCCTTCCTTGTG cCTCCCAGCCGAGAGCCCAAAAGCCCTGGCCTGCCAGAGCCAGAGCCAGCACCACATGGACGTCATCAAG GTTTTTAACGATCCAATTCATGGGCACATTGAGATACATCCCCTTCTTGTTCGAATCATCGACACGCCCCAGTTTCAGCGCCTCAGATACATCAAGCAGCTGGGTGGCACTTACTTTGTTTTCCCTGGAGCCTCGCACAACCGCTTTGAACACTCCATCGG TGTGGGCTACCTAGCTGGACTTCTGGTTCGTACACTGAAGGAGAGACAACCAGAACTGGATATAACCCAGCGAGACATCCTCTGTGTAGAAATTGCTGGGCTTTGTCATGATTTGG GTCATGGGCCATTTTCACACATGTTTGATGGAAGATTTATTCCCCTGGCTCGTCCAGGTTTGAAGTGGAAG CATGAAACTGCTTCTGTTGAGATGTTTGAGCACCTGATCACTTCTAATAAACTTGAAGAAGCAATGAAGTCATATGGTCTTGTCCTAGAAGAAGATATGGACTTTATCAAGGAACAGATAGGAGGGCCTATAGGTGAAAGTCCCTCTGGGAAATCG TGGCCCTACCGTGGTcgacaaaaggagaaaagtttcCTATATGACATAGTagctaacaaaaaaaatggcattGACGTTGACAAATTGGATTATTTTGCAAG GGATTGCCATCACCTAGGGATCCCAAATAATTTCGATTATAACCGGTACCTGAAATTCACTCGGGTCTGTGAGGTGAATGATGAGAAGCACATCTGTACTCGTGACAAG GAAGCTGGGAATCTGTATGATATGTTCCACGAGCGGCACTGGCTGCACCGGCGAGCGTACCAGCATAAGACTGGCAACATCATTGAGCTGAT GATTACAGAGGCCTTTCAAAAAGCagacaaattttttaaaatcgAAGGCTCTGGAGGAAAACAGTACCACATTTCTACAGCAATGGAGGACATGGAAGCCTATGCAAAGCTGACTG ATAATATCTACCTGGAAATTCTGCACTCCAATCGTCCAGAACTGAAGGAGGCACAAGAAATTCTGCATAAAATACAACGGCGTGAATTATACAAGTATTTAGGAGAGACCCAACCTGAAGGATCAAAGGGAATTTTAAAG agcaataACCTGGGAGAAAGCATTGCTAATGCCAAGCCAGAAAAGGATCCCCCAAAAGTGAAGCCAAAGGCTGAAGATTTCATAGTTGAT GTGATCAATATAGATTATGGAATGAAAGAACAGAATCCCATCGACAATGTTCTCTTCTACTGCAAGGCTGATCCTTCCAAAGCTGTCAACATCTGCAGAGAACAG GTTTCCAAGTTTTTACCCATCACATTTTCAGAGCAGGTTATCCGGGTTTATTACAGAAGTCGGGATCCAGCTCTTCTGTTTGCtgcaaagcagtattttattcAGTGGTGCATAAAGAATAATTTCACCAAACCACAG GATGGTGATGTGGTGGCTCCTCATCTCACTCCAATGAAGAGAAGTtggaataaaatgaaagatgatGAACGCAGTGAACCCAGCTGCAAACAAAGGCTTCCCTTTGATAAGTAA
- the TLDC2 gene encoding TLD domain-containing protein 2, which produces MRGLRIHYHLLEEQDEDLPRGCGDTAGEEQPGWAEAPVLEEPCRMVLSTPSSVLQDKEFQELWPYLPPRLTQQPWHLLYSTSRDGFSLQSLYRSRGPLGSPALLLIRDTEAQAFGVFSATPIHCSKGFYGTGETFLFSFSPQLKVFRWTGRNNFFLKGDVDLLMVGGGSGRFGLWLDGDLHHGGSQPCETFGNETLSLREEFCIQDLEVWGLA; this is translated from the exons ATGAGGGGACTCCGGATCCACTACCATCTCCTG gaggagcaggatgaGGATCTGCCCAGGGGCTGCGGGGACACGGCCGGAGAGGAGCAGCCGGGCTGGGCAGAAGCCCCGGTGCTGGAGGAGCCGTgcaggatggtgctgagcaCCCCCAGCAGCGTTCTGCAGGACAAGGAGTTCCAGGAG CTGTGGCCCTACCTGCCCCCCCGGCTGacacagcagccctggcaccTTCTCTACAGCACCAGCAGGGATGGCTTCAGCCTGCAGAGCCTGTACCGCTCCAGGGGTCCCCTGGGctcccctgcactgctgctcaTCAGGGACACTGAGGCACAG GCCTTTGGTGTCTTCTCTGCCACCCCCATTCACTGCAGCAAAGGCTTCTACGGGACAGGGGAgaccttcctcttctccttctccccacagCTGAAG GTGTTCAGGTGGACAGGAAGGAACAACTTCTTCCTGAAAGGGGACGTGGACCTGCTGATGGTTGGTGGGGGCAG TGGCAGATTTGGGCTGTGGCTGGATGGAGATCTGCACCACGGGGGCAGCCAGCCCTGTGAGACCTTCGGCAACGAGACCCTCTCCCTGCGGGAGGAATTCTGCATCCAGGACCTGGAAGTGTGGGGCCTGGCCTGA
- the SAMHD1 gene encoding deoxynucleoside triphosphate triphosphohydrolase SAMHD1 isoform X5 — MDVIKVFNDPIHGHIEIHPLLVRIIDTPQFQRLRYIKQLGGTYFVFPGASHNRFEHSIGVGYLAGLLVRTLKERQPELDITQRDILCVEIAGLCHDLGHGPFSHMFDGRFIPLARPGLKWKHETASVEMFEHLITSNKLEEAMKSYGLVLEEDMDFIKEQIGGPIGESPSGKSWPYRGRQKEKSFLYDIVANKKNGIDVDKLDYFARDCHHLGIPNNFDYNRYLKFTRVCEVNDEKHICTRDKEAGNLYDMFHERHWLHRRAYQHKTGNIIELMITEAFQKADKFFKIEGSGGKQYHISTAMEDMEAYAKLTDNIYLEILHSNRPELKEAQEILHKIQRRELYKYLGETQPEGSKGILKSNNLGESIANAKPEKDPPKVKPKAEDFIVDVINIDYGMKEQNPIDNVLFYCKADPSKAVNICREQVSKFLPITFSEQVIRVYYRSRDPALLFAAKQYFIQWCIKNNFTKPQDGDVVAPHLTPMKRSWNKMKDDERSEPSCKQRLPFDK, encoded by the exons ATGGACGTCATCAAG GTTTTTAACGATCCAATTCATGGGCACATTGAGATACATCCCCTTCTTGTTCGAATCATCGACACGCCCCAGTTTCAGCGCCTCAGATACATCAAGCAGCTGGGTGGCACTTACTTTGTTTTCCCTGGAGCCTCGCACAACCGCTTTGAACACTCCATCGG TGTGGGCTACCTAGCTGGACTTCTGGTTCGTACACTGAAGGAGAGACAACCAGAACTGGATATAACCCAGCGAGACATCCTCTGTGTAGAAATTGCTGGGCTTTGTCATGATTTGG GTCATGGGCCATTTTCACACATGTTTGATGGAAGATTTATTCCCCTGGCTCGTCCAGGTTTGAAGTGGAAG CATGAAACTGCTTCTGTTGAGATGTTTGAGCACCTGATCACTTCTAATAAACTTGAAGAAGCAATGAAGTCATATGGTCTTGTCCTAGAAGAAGATATGGACTTTATCAAGGAACAGATAGGAGGGCCTATAGGTGAAAGTCCCTCTGGGAAATCG TGGCCCTACCGTGGTcgacaaaaggagaaaagtttcCTATATGACATAGTagctaacaaaaaaaatggcattGACGTTGACAAATTGGATTATTTTGCAAG GGATTGCCATCACCTAGGGATCCCAAATAATTTCGATTATAACCGGTACCTGAAATTCACTCGGGTCTGTGAGGTGAATGATGAGAAGCACATCTGTACTCGTGACAAG GAAGCTGGGAATCTGTATGATATGTTCCACGAGCGGCACTGGCTGCACCGGCGAGCGTACCAGCATAAGACTGGCAACATCATTGAGCTGAT GATTACAGAGGCCTTTCAAAAAGCagacaaattttttaaaatcgAAGGCTCTGGAGGAAAACAGTACCACATTTCTACAGCAATGGAGGACATGGAAGCCTATGCAAAGCTGACTG ATAATATCTACCTGGAAATTCTGCACTCCAATCGTCCAGAACTGAAGGAGGCACAAGAAATTCTGCATAAAATACAACGGCGTGAATTATACAAGTATTTAGGAGAGACCCAACCTGAAGGATCAAAGGGAATTTTAAAG agcaataACCTGGGAGAAAGCATTGCTAATGCCAAGCCAGAAAAGGATCCCCCAAAAGTGAAGCCAAAGGCTGAAGATTTCATAGTTGAT GTGATCAATATAGATTATGGAATGAAAGAACAGAATCCCATCGACAATGTTCTCTTCTACTGCAAGGCTGATCCTTCCAAAGCTGTCAACATCTGCAGAGAACAG GTTTCCAAGTTTTTACCCATCACATTTTCAGAGCAGGTTATCCGGGTTTATTACAGAAGTCGGGATCCAGCTCTTCTGTTTGCtgcaaagcagtattttattcAGTGGTGCATAAAGAATAATTTCACCAAACCACAG GATGGTGATGTGGTGGCTCCTCATCTCACTCCAATGAAGAGAAGTtggaataaaatgaaagatgatGAACGCAGTGAACCCAGCTGCAAACAAAGGCTTCCCTTTGATAAGTAA
- the SAMHD1 gene encoding deoxynucleoside triphosphate triphosphohydrolase SAMHD1 isoform X3 produces MLLDQPACAFKVTRVCLPAESPKALACQSQSQHHMDVIKVFNDPIHGHIEIHPLLVRIIDTPQFQRLRYIKQLGGTYFVFPGASHNRFEHSIGVGYLAGLLVRTLKERQPELDITQRDILCVEIAGLCHDLGHGPFSHMFDGRFIPLARPGLKWKHETASVEMFEHLITSNKLEEAMKSYGLVLEEDMDFIKEQIGGPIGESPSGKSWPYRGRQKEKSFLYDIVANKKNGIDVDKLDYFARDCHHLGIPNNFDYNRYLKFTRVCEVNDEKHICTRDKEAGNLYDMFHERHWLHRRAYQHKTGNIIELMITEAFQKADKFFKIEGSGGKQYHISTAMEDMEAYAKLTDNIYLEILHSNRPELKEAQEILHKIQRRELYKYLGETQPEGSKGILKSNNLGESIANAKPEKDPPKVKPKAEDFIVDVINIDYGMKEQNPIDNVLFYCKADPSKAVNICREQVSKFLPITFSEQVIRVYYRSRDPALLFAAKQYFIQWCIKNNFTKPQDGDVVAPHLTPMKRSWNKMKDDERSEPSCKQRLPFDK; encoded by the exons ATGCTGCTGGATCAGCCGGCCTGCGCCTTTAAGGTCACCCGCGTCTG cCTCCCAGCCGAGAGCCCAAAAGCCCTGGCCTGCCAGAGCCAGAGCCAGCACCACATGGACGTCATCAAG GTTTTTAACGATCCAATTCATGGGCACATTGAGATACATCCCCTTCTTGTTCGAATCATCGACACGCCCCAGTTTCAGCGCCTCAGATACATCAAGCAGCTGGGTGGCACTTACTTTGTTTTCCCTGGAGCCTCGCACAACCGCTTTGAACACTCCATCGG TGTGGGCTACCTAGCTGGACTTCTGGTTCGTACACTGAAGGAGAGACAACCAGAACTGGATATAACCCAGCGAGACATCCTCTGTGTAGAAATTGCTGGGCTTTGTCATGATTTGG GTCATGGGCCATTTTCACACATGTTTGATGGAAGATTTATTCCCCTGGCTCGTCCAGGTTTGAAGTGGAAG CATGAAACTGCTTCTGTTGAGATGTTTGAGCACCTGATCACTTCTAATAAACTTGAAGAAGCAATGAAGTCATATGGTCTTGTCCTAGAAGAAGATATGGACTTTATCAAGGAACAGATAGGAGGGCCTATAGGTGAAAGTCCCTCTGGGAAATCG TGGCCCTACCGTGGTcgacaaaaggagaaaagtttcCTATATGACATAGTagctaacaaaaaaaatggcattGACGTTGACAAATTGGATTATTTTGCAAG GGATTGCCATCACCTAGGGATCCCAAATAATTTCGATTATAACCGGTACCTGAAATTCACTCGGGTCTGTGAGGTGAATGATGAGAAGCACATCTGTACTCGTGACAAG GAAGCTGGGAATCTGTATGATATGTTCCACGAGCGGCACTGGCTGCACCGGCGAGCGTACCAGCATAAGACTGGCAACATCATTGAGCTGAT GATTACAGAGGCCTTTCAAAAAGCagacaaattttttaaaatcgAAGGCTCTGGAGGAAAACAGTACCACATTTCTACAGCAATGGAGGACATGGAAGCCTATGCAAAGCTGACTG ATAATATCTACCTGGAAATTCTGCACTCCAATCGTCCAGAACTGAAGGAGGCACAAGAAATTCTGCATAAAATACAACGGCGTGAATTATACAAGTATTTAGGAGAGACCCAACCTGAAGGATCAAAGGGAATTTTAAAG agcaataACCTGGGAGAAAGCATTGCTAATGCCAAGCCAGAAAAGGATCCCCCAAAAGTGAAGCCAAAGGCTGAAGATTTCATAGTTGAT GTGATCAATATAGATTATGGAATGAAAGAACAGAATCCCATCGACAATGTTCTCTTCTACTGCAAGGCTGATCCTTCCAAAGCTGTCAACATCTGCAGAGAACAG GTTTCCAAGTTTTTACCCATCACATTTTCAGAGCAGGTTATCCGGGTTTATTACAGAAGTCGGGATCCAGCTCTTCTGTTTGCtgcaaagcagtattttattcAGTGGTGCATAAAGAATAATTTCACCAAACCACAG GATGGTGATGTGGTGGCTCCTCATCTCACTCCAATGAAGAGAAGTtggaataaaatgaaagatgatGAACGCAGTGAACCCAGCTGCAAACAAAGGCTTCCCTTTGATAAGTAA
- the SAMHD1 gene encoding deoxynucleoside triphosphate triphosphohydrolase SAMHD1 isoform X4, which yields MINLPSLCLPAESPKALACQSQSQHHMDVIKVFNDPIHGHIEIHPLLVRIIDTPQFQRLRYIKQLGGTYFVFPGASHNRFEHSIGVGYLAGLLVRTLKERQPELDITQRDILCVEIAGLCHDLGHGPFSHMFDGRFIPLARPGLKWKHETASVEMFEHLITSNKLEEAMKSYGLVLEEDMDFIKEQIGGPIGESPSGKSWPYRGRQKEKSFLYDIVANKKNGIDVDKLDYFARDCHHLGIPNNFDYNRYLKFTRVCEVNDEKHICTRDKEAGNLYDMFHERHWLHRRAYQHKTGNIIELMITEAFQKADKFFKIEGSGGKQYHISTAMEDMEAYAKLTDNIYLEILHSNRPELKEAQEILHKIQRRELYKYLGETQPEGSKGILKSNNLGESIANAKPEKDPPKVKPKAEDFIVDVINIDYGMKEQNPIDNVLFYCKADPSKAVNICREQVSKFLPITFSEQVIRVYYRSRDPALLFAAKQYFIQWCIKNNFTKPQDGDVVAPHLTPMKRSWNKMKDDERSEPSCKQRLPFDK from the exons ATGATAAATTTGCCTTCCTTGTG cCTCCCAGCCGAGAGCCCAAAAGCCCTGGCCTGCCAGAGCCAGAGCCAGCACCACATGGACGTCATCAAG GTTTTTAACGATCCAATTCATGGGCACATTGAGATACATCCCCTTCTTGTTCGAATCATCGACACGCCCCAGTTTCAGCGCCTCAGATACATCAAGCAGCTGGGTGGCACTTACTTTGTTTTCCCTGGAGCCTCGCACAACCGCTTTGAACACTCCATCGG TGTGGGCTACCTAGCTGGACTTCTGGTTCGTACACTGAAGGAGAGACAACCAGAACTGGATATAACCCAGCGAGACATCCTCTGTGTAGAAATTGCTGGGCTTTGTCATGATTTGG GTCATGGGCCATTTTCACACATGTTTGATGGAAGATTTATTCCCCTGGCTCGTCCAGGTTTGAAGTGGAAG CATGAAACTGCTTCTGTTGAGATGTTTGAGCACCTGATCACTTCTAATAAACTTGAAGAAGCAATGAAGTCATATGGTCTTGTCCTAGAAGAAGATATGGACTTTATCAAGGAACAGATAGGAGGGCCTATAGGTGAAAGTCCCTCTGGGAAATCG TGGCCCTACCGTGGTcgacaaaaggagaaaagtttcCTATATGACATAGTagctaacaaaaaaaatggcattGACGTTGACAAATTGGATTATTTTGCAAG GGATTGCCATCACCTAGGGATCCCAAATAATTTCGATTATAACCGGTACCTGAAATTCACTCGGGTCTGTGAGGTGAATGATGAGAAGCACATCTGTACTCGTGACAAG GAAGCTGGGAATCTGTATGATATGTTCCACGAGCGGCACTGGCTGCACCGGCGAGCGTACCAGCATAAGACTGGCAACATCATTGAGCTGAT GATTACAGAGGCCTTTCAAAAAGCagacaaattttttaaaatcgAAGGCTCTGGAGGAAAACAGTACCACATTTCTACAGCAATGGAGGACATGGAAGCCTATGCAAAGCTGACTG ATAATATCTACCTGGAAATTCTGCACTCCAATCGTCCAGAACTGAAGGAGGCACAAGAAATTCTGCATAAAATACAACGGCGTGAATTATACAAGTATTTAGGAGAGACCCAACCTGAAGGATCAAAGGGAATTTTAAAG agcaataACCTGGGAGAAAGCATTGCTAATGCCAAGCCAGAAAAGGATCCCCCAAAAGTGAAGCCAAAGGCTGAAGATTTCATAGTTGAT GTGATCAATATAGATTATGGAATGAAAGAACAGAATCCCATCGACAATGTTCTCTTCTACTGCAAGGCTGATCCTTCCAAAGCTGTCAACATCTGCAGAGAACAG GTTTCCAAGTTTTTACCCATCACATTTTCAGAGCAGGTTATCCGGGTTTATTACAGAAGTCGGGATCCAGCTCTTCTGTTTGCtgcaaagcagtattttattcAGTGGTGCATAAAGAATAATTTCACCAAACCACAG GATGGTGATGTGGTGGCTCCTCATCTCACTCCAATGAAGAGAAGTtggaataaaatgaaagatgatGAACGCAGTGAACCCAGCTGCAAACAAAGGCTTCCCTTTGATAAGTAA